In the genome of Parus major isolate Abel chromosome 2, Parus_major1.1, whole genome shotgun sequence, one region contains:
- the STMN2 gene encoding stathmin-2, with product MAKTAMAYKEKMKELSMLSLICSCFYPEPRNMNIYKYDDMEVKQINKRASGQAFELILKPPSPVSEAPRTLASPKKKELSLEEIQKKLEAAEERRKSQEAQVLKHLAEKREHEREVLQKALEENNNFSKMAEEKLILKMEQIKENREANLAALIERLQEKERHAAEVRRNKELQVELSG from the exons CTTACAAGGAAAAGATGAAGGAGCTGTCCATGCTCTCGCTGATCTGCTCCTGTTTTTACCCGGAACCTCGCAACATGAACATCTATAAATATGATG ACATGGAAGTGAAACAAATCAACAAACGTGCCTCAGGCCAGGCCTTTGAACTGATCCTAAAGCCGCCATCTCCAGTCTCAGAAGCACCAAGAACTTTAGCTTCTCCAAAGAAGAAAGAACTCTCTCTTGAGGAGATCCAGAAAaagctggaggctgcagaggagaggagaaag TCCCAGGAGGCCCAGGTGCTGAAACATCTGGCAGAGAAGAGAGAACATGAGCGAGAAGTGCTTCAAAAAGCTTTGGAGGAGAACAATAACTTCAGCAAAatggcagaagaaaagctgataCTGAAAATGGAACAGATCAAAGAAAACCGTGAAGCTAATTTAGCTGCTCTTATTGAACGCCTCCAAGAGAAG GAGAGGCATGCTGCAGAGGTCCGTAGAAACAAGGAGCTCCAGGTGGAACTGTCTGGCTGA